The Brachyspira hyodysenteriae ATCC 27164 sequence ATCATACTGAGGCAATGGACAGAGCTATGGAAGGCGGAATTGATGATGTTGGTATAGGTGTATTATTTGGGCTTTATAATTATAAATATGATTTTACTGCTATGCTTTATCATGCTAAACATTTGGAAGATACTTTTGGATGCGGACCTCATACTATAAGTGTACCTAGAATAAGACCTGCTGATGATGTTGATGTGAAAAATTTTCATAATGCTATTACTGATAGCTTATTCAAAAAGATAGTTGCTGTTTTAAGAATAGCTGTTCCTTATACTGGAATAATAGTTTCTACAAGAGAGAGTCAGAAATCAAGAGAAGAAGTTTTGGAAGTTGGAGTTTCTCAAATAAGTGGAGGATCAAGAACAAGCGTTGGAGGATATGTTGAAGAGGAAGAAGAAAACTCCAAACAGTTTGAAATTTCTGATAACCGTTCTCTTGATGATATTATAAAATGGCTTTCTGATATAGATTATCTTCCTAGCTTCTGTACTGCTTGTTATAGAGAGGGAAGAACAGGTGACAGATTCATGGCATTTGCTAAAAGCGGACAAATAAAAAATTTCTGTCAGGCTAATGCTATAATAACTTTAAAAGAATATGAGAATGATTATGCTAAAGAAGAAACTAAAAAATCTATAGATAAAGTTATAATAAATGAAATAGAGAAAGTACCTAATGAAAAGGTAAAGGCTAAATTAGTAGATTCTTTAAAAGGCATAGACGAGGGAAGAAGAGATTTTAAATTTTAATTTAGGGTTACTCATTTTATAATTTATTCAGTTTTCTTAATTGTTTGTAATGATTAAGAAAACTGAATTAATTTTATTTATAAATAGGATGTGTGAAAAAATATGAATGATACACCAAATTCAAATAGAACTCATATTGCAATATTTGGAAGAAGAAATGCAGGTAAATCTAGTATTATAAATGCTATTGCCAATCAGTATATAGCAATAGTTTCCAATACTGCAGGAACAACTACTGATCCGGTTAAAAAAGCTATAGAAATAAATGGTATAGGTGCATGTACTATTGTTGACACTGCAGGCTTTGATGATGATGGAGAGCTTGGAGCTTTAAGAATAGAAAGAACAAAAAAAATAATGGAGTCATCTGATATAGCTTTATTTGTTTTTGATGCTAGTTTTATAAATAATGATTATTCATTAGAGCTTAAATGGAAAAATAAACTTGAAAGTTTAGAGATACCAATTATAGCAGTTTTAAATAAAATAGATTTAAATGCTGATTATAAAAATATAGAACAAAATATAAAAGAAATTTTTAATTTAGAAACTGTTTCAATAAGTGCTTATAATAAAATTAATATAGATAAATTAATTGATGCTATAAAATTAACGATTCCAAAAACAGAAGAAATAAGTATAACAGGACATATAATAAAAGAGGATGATATAGTAATGCTTGTTATGCCACAGGATATTCAAGCTCCTAAAGGCAGACTTATTCTTCCTCAAGTTCAAACTATAAGAGATATTTTGGATAATAAAGCTGTGATAATTGCTTCGACATTTGATAAGTTTGAAAATGCATTAAAAGCATTAAGCAAAGCACCTAAAGTAATAATAACAGATTCCCAGGTTTTTAAAGAGGTAGAAAAATTAAAACCTAAAGAAAGTTTATTAACTTCTTTTTCAGTTCTTTTTGCACGTTATAAAGGAGATGAGAAAATCTATAAAAAAGGTGCTGATTTTATAGATAATTTAACAAAGGACAGTAAAATATTAATAGCAGAAAGCTGTACTCATATACCATTGGAAGGAGATATAGGCAGAGTAAAAATTCCAAATTTATTAAAAAATAAATTTGGTTTTGAATTTGATATAGATTATGTTGCAGGTAATGATTTTCCAAATGATTTATCGAAATATGATTTGGTTATACATTGCGGAGGATGCATGGGTACTAGAAAACATATTTTAAATAGAATAAGAATATGCGAAGAGCAGAATATACCTATAACTAATTACGGTATGACTATAGCAAAGATTAATGGAGTTCAATATATATAATAATTTAAAAAAGGGAATATAAACTTGATTAATATAAATAAAGCAAAAGAAATTATTAATAAAATAGAAATAGAAGAAAAAATATCAAAAGAAGATGCTTTAACTCTATTATCATCTTTTGAATATGATAATAATATCAATATAAAAAAATTAAATGAAGAAGAAAAAGTAGAAGTAAAGAACTTAAAAGAATATCTAAGACTAAAAGCAAGAGAAAAAGCTGATAAAGTATTCGGAAAATATGTTTTTATGCGCGGGCTTATAGAGTTTACTAATTATTGTAAGAATGACTGTATATACTGCGGGATAAGAAAAAGTAATAAAAATGCAGAGAGATACAGACTTGATAAAGAAGATATTTTATCATGCTGCGAACTTGGTTATGAAATAGGATTTAGAACTTTTGTACTTCAGGGCGGTGAAGACCCTTATTATAATTTAGAAATTATGTCTGATATAGTTGAAGCAATTAAAACAAAATATCCGGATTGTGCTTTGACATTATCAATAGGCGAAAAAGAAGAAGAGTATTATAAAGCATTAAAAGAAAAAGGTGCTAATAGATTTTTGCTTAGACATGAAACTTCTGATGATATTCACTATTCAAAACTTCACCCTACAGATATGAGTTTAGAAAATAGAAAAAAATGTTTAAGAACTTTAAAAAAATTAGGATATCAAACAGGTACAGGTATAATGGTTGGAAGTCCTCATCAAACTTTAGAAAATATAGCTGATGATTTTGTTTTTATGCAGGAGATAAAACCTGAAATGATAGGTATAGGGCCTTTTCTTCCGCATAAAGATACTCCTTTTGCCAATGAAAAAAAAGGAGAGTTGGAACTTACGTTAATACTCATAAGTATACTTCGTCTAATTTTTCCATTGTCTTTGATACCTGCTACCACTGCTTTAGGTACTATTAAAGAAGGCGGACGTGAAATGGGTATACTTTGCGGGGCAAATGTTGTTATGCCTAATTTATCTCCTATGAGTGTGAGAAAAAAATATTTGCTTTATAATGATAAGCTTGCTACAGGTACTGAATCTGCTGAAGGAGTTAAAAGCCTTAGAATCAATATGGAAAATATTGGATATATTCTTACAGGTATGAGAGGGGATTTTGATATTAACAGACATAGTTAAATCTTTATAAAAAATAAAATTATATATTTACATATAAGCTATTATATATTAAAATAATATGATTATATTAATAAGAGTAAAGATTAGTTATGAAAAATATTTTTAATAATAAACTTAATAATCCAAGTAATCCTAATAAAACTTTTATTCAGGCTATAGATGAGTTTTTAAGAAGAATATCAAATTTAATAGCGATAGCAGGATCTATATTTGCAATATTTGTTCTTTTAATGCAGGTAAGACAAATTAATGTTTATAACTTTTACATATATAATTATGATAAGATTATTAATATCATAACAATATGTTTTGTATTTATACTTATAGATCAAATAAGAATAGCACCTAGGAAACTTTATATAGTTGTGCCGATTATTCAGCTTATAGGTTTATTACTTTTAAATTTTTTCAGCAGAAAATATTATGATGTATATGCAAATAGAATAATATGGACTATAGCAGGTTCTATACTTTTCTTTTTAGTTATAGTAATAAATTGGCTTAGGCTTTCATACTCTAAGTTTACATTATATCAGATGATTATAGCTTCTTTTATATTTGTTATAACATTAGGAAGTTTGCTTTTATATTTGCCTTTGAGTACAGTAACAGGTAAATTATCATTTGTAGATGCTTTGTTTACAGCTACTAGTGCGGTATGCGTTACGGGGCTTAGTGTTATAGATATTTCAAAAGAGTTTACTCTTTTTGGACAGATTGTATTGATTACTCTTATTCAAATAGGAGGACTTGGTATTATGTCCATATCTGCAATAGTACTTTTATTTTCTATAAGTAAAGGTAGTGTACAGGATAGGGTAAGAACTTTGGAAATGTTTAATACACAGAATAAAGATATAATACAGTCTACTATAAAAGTGATTTTTTTATCCACATTTTTAATAGAATTATTGGGTGCCGTTTCTCTATTTACTGTTATAGATACTAATGATAGATTAGGAATGCGTATATTTTCTTCGGTATTTCACTCTATAAGTGCATTTTGTAATGCAGGTTTTTCTCTTTACACTGATAATCTTCATCAATATTCTGCTAATGTTGTAGTTAATGTTACTATTATGCTGCTTATAACTCTTGGAGGTATAGGATATCCTGTTATGCTTACTGTTACTAGGGCTATCATTAATAAATTCAAAGGTAAAAGATATGTATTTGACGTTCAGGCTAGAATAGTAATATTTACAAGTATTCTTCTTATAATTCTTGGAAGTGCATTTATTTTCTTTAATGAGTATTCAAATTCATTGAAAGATTTGCCTTTAAAAGAAAAAATATTGGTTTCTTTATTTCAAAGTGTAAGTCCAAGAACAGCAGGTTTTGAAACAATCGCTTATAGTTCTATGAGCAGTGTTACTATAGGAGTTGTTATATTTTTAATGTTTGTAGGAGCTTCTCCTAACAGTACAGGCGGCGGTGTAAAAACTACTACTTTATTTGTATTTATGTTTTCAGTAATAACAGCAATTTTTAACAGACCATATATTGTAGTTAATGGCAGAAAAATAAAAGATGATACAGTTAATAAGTCAGTTGCCATAGTTACACTTGCAATAGCTATTTCTGTATTAGCTTCATTTATCATGTTTTATATAGAAAAATCAAATAGTATGATGCCTATACTTTTTGAGGCAGTATCAGCAATAAGCACAGTAGGACTTTCTCTTGGTATAACACCAACTGTTACAATATGGAGTAAATTGATACTTATTGTTTTAATGTTTATTGGTAGGGTAGGTTATCTTACTTTGTTTATGAGTATAGGTTCTATTAATCAAGGAAAATACGGTATAATAGATTTACCTACAGGCGAGGTAACTATAGGATAATTATGTCTGAAATTATTATTGTATGCGGTGCCGGAGGTAAAACCTCTTATATAAGACAAATAGCAGAAGATAATAAAGATAAAAAAGTAGTAATCACAACCACTACTAAAATATTCAAACCTAAAAACTATACAGAAACTATAAATAATCATTCCTTTGATAATGATAATATTATTGTACTTGGAAAAGAGTATGATGAAAAAAAATTAATGTATGCTGGTGATGTAGAGTTAGAGAATGCAATTAAATATGCTGACATTGTTTTAATAGAGGCTGATGGGGCAAAATACCATCCTTTGAAAATACCTAATGCTGAAGAGCCTGTTATACCAAAGTTCTTATATGCAAGAATATCTCAAATAGTTATTATTATGGGGCTTCATAGCTTAGGAAGAAAATTTAAAGAGGTTTGTTTCAGATATAATTTATGCAGTGAAATAGAGCCTGAAAGAATAGTTGATTTAGATACTATTAATTATATAGCTGATAAATATTATATTAATAAACTTAGATGTAAATGCAGTAATATAAAACTATATTTAAATGATTTTTCAAAGAATAATTATATTTATTATAAAAAAACAGCTTTTATTATATTAGCATCTGGTAAGAGTGAGCGTTTCAATGGTAACAAATTAATTCATAAATTCAAATCCCTTGATAATAAAACATTATTTGAAAAAACAATAGATAAAATATCTGATGTGAGAAAATTATTTAAAGAAAATGAAAAGCTAAAAAATATAGAAACTTTTGTAATAGTTGTAAGCGTATATGATGATATAATAAATAAAAAATTTGAAAATAAAGATTATTATGCTTTTTATAATGATAATCGTAATGAAGGAATAAGTGCTTCTATAAAACTAGGCATTAATGAGGCATTAAAATTAAAAGCCGATTCTTTTGCTTTTTTTGTATGCGACATGCCTTTTCTAGAAAGTAATGATATATTCAATATGTTAAAATATTTTTATTATAGTCATAAAAATATAGGTGCTATGTTCACAGATAACAGACCTTCTAATCCTGCTATTTTTTCATCTAAGTATATTAATGATATTTTGAGTTTAGAAAATGATGTTGGTGCAATTAGAATTATAAAAAAGAATATAGAAGATTGTTTTTTTTATACTATAGATGAAAATAAATTAAAAGATATAGATACAAGAGAAGATTTATTATAAAATATTTTAGTTAATAAAAGTAAGTAATTAATAAAAGAAAAAGCATAAGCTATAAATAATAACTTATGCTTTTATATATTAAAAGATATTTTTAATTATTTTTTAGCTTCCTCTTTAGGAAGAATAACGTTAAGTATAATAGCAACACAAGTAGCTATAACAACAGGGCTGCTTCCGAATACAGTTTTAGCCCAAGCAGGGAAAGTATCTAAAGCACCGCCAACCTGAACAGTACCCATACCTAAAGCAACAGCAAGTCCAACTATTAATGTGTTTCTAGGTCCCATATTTTCAGTGAATACCAATTTAATACCAGTCATAGCGATAGAAGCAAATACCATTATAGTAGCTCCTCCTAATACACAAGAAGGTATTGTAGTAAGTAAAGCAGAGAATTTAGGGAATAAACCAGCTATTAATATTATGATAGCAGCTATACCTAAAACGATTCTGTTAATAACTTTAGTAGTAACAACTATACCAACGTTCTGACTGTAAGTAGCAGTTGGCAAACAACCGAATACAGAACATAACATGTTAGTAAGACCATAAGCAGTGATACCGCATTTTAATTCTTGGTCAGTAGGCATTCTTCCTATAGGGCTTCCTGAAGTAGTAGCAGAGAAGTCTCCTATTGCCTGAACAGAGTTAACAGCAAATAAAAGAGCTATAGCGATAGCAGCAGAAGGGTCAAACTCTATTCCGAAAGGTATAAGTTTAGGTGCTTGGAAAACTCCGGCATTAACAACACTTGCAAAGTTTATCATGCCAAAGAAGAAAGCAGCTATATATCCTACTATTAAACCGAATAATACAGAAGCTAATTTTAAGAATCCTTTAGTAAATTGGTTGAAGAAAATAACTGCTACAAGAGTTATACCAGCAACAGCCCAATACTGCCAAGAACCGAAAGGAACAACTTCACCATTTATTTTGTACAAAGTACTTCCGCCAGCCATATATCTAACAGCTGTAGGATATAGAGAAAGACCAACAGTGAAAACTACTGTACCAGCAATTAGAGGTGGGAATAATTTCCTTATTTTATCAACAGCAAAACCAAATACTATAGCGATTATACCGCCTATGATTTGAGCTCCAAAAATTATTGCAAGTCCTCTAACACCAAGACCAGTACCTTCAGGGCCTCTAGCAATAGACTGCATAGTTGATACATAAGCAAAACTAACACCCATTATCATAGGAAGTCTAGCACCTATATGATAGTTTTTTGTAATAGGTATAGGAAATAACATAATAATAGTTGAAATAGCAGCAAATACTAAAGATGATTGTACTAGCAATATTTGCTCTGGACTTCCGCTTTTAAGACCAGCAGCAGAGGATACGATAAGAGCTGGCGTAACACAACCAACGATCATTGCTACTACGTGCTGAATAGCTAACGGAAAAGCTTGAGACATTTTTGGCATACCTTCGTATTGAAACAAAACGTCTTGAGTTTTTTCATTTGTACTCATAATTAACTCCAATTTTTTATTATATTTTATAGATTTATATTATCTAAAAAATATTCTATTAAATTTAAAGCACATTTCTTCCTATATAAAGCTGTTGACCTAGCACTGTTTCTAGGATTCATAATTGAAGAATATGCTTCCTGTATAGATTTGATATTATTTTTCCATTCTTTAATATCTGAGACAATAAATTTTTCTTCTATACTTTCGTCTCTTGTAACTGTAACTCCCAATGTACAAAAACTTATTTTAAATCTGTACTTTTCATTTTCTTTACAAACTAATGCACATATTGCAAGTTTAGATAATGCATTAGCTTTTCTAGTACCTATTTTTCTATAAAAAGAATACTTATAATCTTTTTTTGGTATCATAATATGAGTAAGTATTTCATCATTTTTTAATATGGTTTTACTTACTCCTGTTATAAAATCTTTTATTTTTACTTCTCTTTGTGAATTTTTACTTTTTAATATTAGAACTGCATCCATAGCATATAAAGAAGGAAGACTGTCTGCAGAAGGTGAGGCATTACAAATATTTCCGCCTATAGTGGCAATATTTCTAATAGGAGGTCCTGCTATTCCTGAGGCACTGTCTTTCAATACCTGAGGAGTTAAATCTGATTTAATAATTTCATCAAATGTAGTTAAGGCACCTATTATTATATTATTTTCATCTTCTTTTACGCCTTTTAATTCATCTATATCATTTATAAATAATATAGGCTTATCGAATTTAGCTATTAAATTGCTTCCTCTTAAATGTTCCACCATTAAATCTGTACCGCCTGCAAAAACTATAGAATCGTTTGCAGATCTGAAATCTAATGCTTCATTAATATTTTTAGCTTTTAAAGTTACTGCCATAAATTTTTACCCTCCTTAAAAGCCATATCGGAAGCTCTTAATACAGCACTTACTATATGATCATATCCAGTGCATCTGCATAAGTTTCCTGATAAACCTTTTCTTACTTCATATTCTGTAGGTTTTCCTTTAGTAGAGTTTAAAATAGCTTCGGATGACATTATCATTCCCGGAGTACAGAAACCGCATTGTACTGCACCTTCATCCATAAAAGCTTTTGTTACTATTTTACCTCTTTCTGTTTCTGTATATCCTTCTATTGTTATGATTTCTTTTCCATCGCATAAAATTATAGGTATTAAACAAGAGTTTACTACTTTTCCATTCATAAGCACGGCACAAGCTCCGCATTCTCCTTCTCCGCATCCTTCTTTAGTACCTGTAAGTTTTAATTCATCTCTTATAAAATCTATTAATCTAGTTAAAGGATCTAATTTTGTATTAATTTCATTTCCATTTACTTTAAATTTTATAGGCATTATATCACCTCCGCTATGTTTTCAGGCAGAATAGGAATTTTTGTAAAATGATGTTTCAAAGCATTTTCCATAGCAGATGCATAAGCACTTGCAGCACCGTCAAAAGTAATTTCTCCTATTCCTTTTGCACCAGAAGGACCATATTGATAAGGCTCTCCCATAATATATGTTTTTATTTCAGGCAAGTCTAAAGAAGTTGGTATCATATAATCAGACATTTTTACCTGTAAGAATCTTCCGTCTTTATTTACTATATTTTCTAAAGCACCCCAGCCAAGCGCCTGAGAAACACCGCCTTTTATCTGACCTTCAACTATTTTTTCATCTATTGGATATCCGCAGTCAAATACAGCCCATACACCTACGATTTTTACTTCTAATGTAAATTTATCTATTTCTACTTCAACAACATTTATTCCAAGTCCGTAAGTAGGGTAGGCATCTCCTCTTAAATTAGTACTATCCCAATCAACTAAATGCGAAGGGTGTTTATATTCTTCTATTATTTCTATTTCTTCAGATTCATTCCATTTATCTTTTAATTTTTTACATGCTTCCTGTATTAAATATCCAACTATCATAACTGAACGTGAAGCTACTGTAGGACCTGTATTTGGAATTACATTTGTATCATATACAGATATATCCACATCTTCCAATGGTATTTGAAGATTATAAGCAGCTATTTTTCTGAATGTGGTATGAAGTCCCTGACCTATTTCTGTATTTGATGTCAGTATTGTTACTTTATTTCCTTTTTTCTTTAACTTTAATTTAGCTTTGATTATATCTCTTTCTCCGCTTCCTGTGAAAGCACATCCATGCAAGAAACAAGATATTCCTATTCCTCTGTACATATCATCTTTATATTTTTTTACTTTGTTTTCATAATCAGATTCTTTTAAAGCTAAATCAAGCATTTTAGGAAGTATTATATTATCATGAAATATTCCGCCTGTTATGGTAGGATCATTTTGTTTTACGAAATATTTTCTTTTAAGCTCTATAGGATCAACATTTATTTTATTAGCTATATTATCCATAGTTCTTTCTATAGCAAATATAGCCTGAGGTCCGCCGAATCCTCTGAATGCACAGCTAGGTACATTATTAGTACAGTATAATCTTCCCAAAACTCTAACATTAGGGAAATGATATACATTAGCAGCAGTGTAAGTACATCTTTGCATAATAACTCTTGAGCTTGATTCATAAGCACCAGCATCCATATCTGAAACTACATCAAGAGCAATGATATTATTATTTTCATCAAGAGCAATTTTAGTTGTGATTTGAGCAGGCTGTCTTTTTACACTATAAGCTAAATCAAATTGTCTGTCTAATATAAGTTTAACTGTTTTTTTTAGTTTATGTACGGCAACAGCAACTGCAGCGGATAGTATATCAGGATAATGTTCTTTTCCTCCGAATCCTCCGCCTATAGTAGGTGATATTACCCTTACCTTTGAATCTTCAACACCAAGAACAGGAGCAACTGCCTTTTGTACATAATATGGACATTGTGTAGATGAATATAAAGTTACTCCGTCATTTTCCCAAACACCTACAGTTCCATTAACTTCCATATATAAATGTTCTTGATATGGTGTATGATATGTTTCTTCTATTATTGTTTTAGCTTTTTTGAAAGCTTCATCAACATCGCCGTATCCTGCTTTAAATGAAATGAATATATTATCATCTCCATATATAGGACCGCCTAGTAATTTTTTGGAGTCTTCTATATTTAATACAGGTTCTAAATCTTCATATTCTATTGTAACTTTTTCGGCTATATCATATACTACATTTTTATCAGGGCCTACAATAAGAAGTATTGTTTCTCCAATATATCTAACATTATCATCAGCAAAAGGACGCCAGTCAGATATAATCATAGTAGCGGCATTTTTACCCGGAACATCTTTATAATCTATTACAGAATAACCTTCAGGAAGTTCAGGAATATTGATTTTTAGTATTTTTGCTCTTGCCTTTGTAGAATGAACTATTTTGGCATGCAGGACTTCTTTTCCAAAATCAATATCATTCAAATACTTAGTTTTTCCTGTTATCTTATCAAGAGCATCTACTCTTGATACAGAATTTTTCAATTCTTTAATTAGAGTTTCCATAAAATAGCCCTCAACTTATTATTTAATTTAAATATTGTTAATATTTATAATATATCAATAGTAAAATATTAATATATTATAGATATTGACAAGCTATAAATAAACTAGATAATTATATATTTTAGTTATATAAATATCTAGTTCATTTATATACTACTAAAATTATTTTACTACTCTAGTACCAGTTTTTCCATTGATAGCATCTTTAGCTTTTTCTAATAATGTTATCATAGCTTCTTTTCCAGTAGCTTCAACAAACTGCATACAAGCCTGTACTTTTGGAAGCATAGAACCAGGAGCAAACTGACCGTCATCGCAATGTTTTTTAGCTTCTGCTATAGTCATAGAATCAAGCCATTTAACATCAGGTTTTCCGAAGTTAACAGCAACTTTTTCAACAGCTGTTAAAATGATAAGCATATCAGCATTAAGTTCTTTAGCAAGTACAGAAGCAGCAAAGTCTTTATCTATAACAGCAGCCATACCTTTTAAGTGATTGCCTATTCTTATTACAGGTATTCCGCCGCCGCCGCAGCAAATTACTAATGCTTTTTCATTAAGCATAGCATTGATTGCAGTACTTTCAGCTATAGCAACAGGTTTTGGAGAAGCAACAACTCTTCTATATCCTCTTCCTGCATCTTCTTTTACTATCCAACCTAATTCTTTAGCTTTTGCTTCGCCTTCTTCCTTAGTCATAAACTGACCTATAGGTTTAGTAGGATTTTTGAAAGCAGGATCATTTTCATCAACTACTACTTGTGTAATTAATGTAGCAATTGGCGGAACTGTAATATTTCTATTAGAGAACTCTTCCATAATAGCATTCTGCAAGTCATAACCAATATAAGCCTGACTCATAGCAACACATACTGATAAAGGTATAGGATTACCTGTATTATGATTGTTAGTGTATTCATTCATAGCATTATTTATGAATCCAACTTGAGGTCCATTACCATGAGCTACAATTACTTCACATCCGCTTTCTACTAAATCTACTATATTTTTAGCAGTGATTTTTACAGCTTCCATTTGCTCAGCAAGAGTATCACCTAAAGCATTTCCTCCCAAAG is a genomic window containing:
- a CDS encoding xanthine dehydrogenase family protein molybdopterin-binding subunit, whose translation is METLIKELKNSVSRVDALDKITGKTKYLNDIDFGKEVLHAKIVHSTKARAKILKINIPELPEGYSVIDYKDVPGKNAATMIISDWRPFADDNVRYIGETILLIVGPDKNVVYDIAEKVTIEYEDLEPVLNIEDSKKLLGGPIYGDDNIFISFKAGYGDVDEAFKKAKTIIEETYHTPYQEHLYMEVNGTVGVWENDGVTLYSSTQCPYYVQKAVAPVLGVEDSKVRVISPTIGGGFGGKEHYPDILSAAVAVAVHKLKKTVKLILDRQFDLAYSVKRQPAQITTKIALDENNNIIALDVVSDMDAGAYESSSRVIMQRCTYTAANVYHFPNVRVLGRLYCTNNVPSCAFRGFGGPQAIFAIERTMDNIANKINVDPIELKRKYFVKQNDPTITGGIFHDNIILPKMLDLALKESDYENKVKKYKDDMYRGIGISCFLHGCAFTGSGERDIIKAKLKLKKKGNKVTILTSNTEIGQGLHTTFRKIAAYNLQIPLEDVDISVYDTNVIPNTGPTVASRSVMIVGYLIQEACKKLKDKWNESEEIEIIEEYKHPSHLVDWDSTNLRGDAYPTYGLGINVVEVEIDKFTLEVKIVGVWAVFDCGYPIDEKIVEGQIKGGVSQALGWGALENIVNKDGRFLQVKMSDYMIPTSLDLPEIKTYIMGEPYQYGPSGAKGIGEITFDGAASAYASAMENALKHHFTKIPILPENIAEVI
- the arcC gene encoding carbamate kinase; this encodes MENKKRIVIALGGNALGDTLAEQMEAVKITAKNIVDLVESGCEVIVAHGNGPQVGFINNAMNEYTNNHNTGNPIPLSVCVAMSQAYIGYDLQNAIMEEFSNRNITVPPIATLITQVVVDENDPAFKNPTKPIGQFMTKEEGEAKAKELGWIVKEDAGRGYRRVVASPKPVAIAESTAINAMLNEKALVICCGGGGIPVIRIGNHLKGMAAVIDKDFAASVLAKELNADMLIILTAVEKVAVNFGKPDVKWLDSMTIAEAKKHCDDGQFAPGSMLPKVQACMQFVEATGKEAMITLLEKAKDAINGKTGTRVVK